The following coding sequences lie in one Saccopteryx bilineata isolate mSacBil1 chromosome 5, mSacBil1_pri_phased_curated, whole genome shotgun sequence genomic window:
- the LOC136306681 gene encoding putative per-hexamer repeat protein 5, whose product MVTGTVTGKVTGTVTGTVTGKVTGTVTGTVTGKVTGTVTGKVTGTVTGKVTGTVPGTVTGKVTGTVTGTVTGKVTGTVTGTVTGKVTGKVTGTVPGTVTGKVTGTVTGTVTGKVTGKVTGTVTGTVTGTVPGTVTGTVTGTVTGTVPGTVTGTVTGKVTDTVTGKVTDTVTGTVTGTVTGKVTGTVTGKVTGTVTGKVTGKVTGKVTGTVTGTVPGTVTGKVTGKVTGKVAGKVAGTVAGKVAGTVAGTVAGKVAGTVAGTVAGKVAGKVAGTVTGTVTGKVAGTVAGTVAGTQARSQARSQARSQARRHGHRHGHRHAGTVTGTVTGTVAGTVAGTVTGTVTGKVTDTVTGKVTGTVTGTVTGKVTDTVTGTVTGTVTGKVTGTVTGTVTGTVTGKVTGTVTGKVAGKVAGTVAGKVAGTVAGKVAGTVAGTVAGKVAGTVAGKVAGKVAGKVAGTVAGKVAGTVAGTVAGTVTGTVTGTVAGTVAGKVTDTVTGKVTGTVTGTVTGKVTGTVTGTVTGTVTGKVTGTVAGKVAGKVTDTVTGKVTGKVTGKVTDTVTGKVTGTVTGTVTGTVTGTVTGTVTGKVTGTVTGTVTGTVTGTVPEPRFPCLQNGVGTFSL is encoded by the exons ATGGTCACAGGTACGGTCACAGGCAAGGTCACAGGCACGGTCACAGGCACGGTCACAGGCAAGGTCACAGGCACGGTCACAGGCACGGTCACAGGCAAGGTCACAGGCACGGTCACAGGCAAGGTCACAGGCACGGTCACAGGCAAGGTCACAGGCACGGTCCCAGGAACGGTCACAGGCAAGGTCACAGGCACGGTCACAGGCACGGTCACAGGCAAGGTCACAGGCACGGTCACAGGCACGGTCACAGGCAAGGTCACAGGCAAGGTCACAGGCACGGTCCCAGGAACGGTCACAGGCAAGGTCACAGGCACGGTCACAGGCACGGTCACAGGCAAGGTCACAGGCAAGGTCACAGGCACGGTCACAGGCACGGTCACAGGCACGGTCCCAGGAACGGTCACAGGCACGGTCACAGGCACGGTCACAGGCACGGTCCCAGGAACGGTCACAGGAACGGTCACAGGCAAGGTCACAGACACGGTCACAGGCAAGGTCACAGACACGGTCACAGGCACGGTCACAGGCACGGTCACAGGCAAGGTCACAGGCACGGTCACAGGCAAGGTCACAGGCACGGTCACAGGCAAGGTCACAGGCAAGGTCACAGGCAAGGTCACAGGCACGGTCACAGGCACGGTCCCAGGAACGGTCACAGGCAAGGTCACAGGCAAGGTCACAGGCAAGGTCGCAGGCAAGGTCGCAGGCACGGTCGCAGGCAAGGTCGCAGGCACGGTCGCAGGCACGGTCGCAGGCAAGGTCGCAGGCACGGTCGCAGGTACGGTCGCAGGCAAGGTCGCAGGCAAGGTCGCAGGTACGGTCACAGGCACGGTCACAGGCAAGGTCGCAGGCACGGTCGCAGGCACGGTCGCAGGCACGCAGGCACGGTCACAGGCACGGTCACAGGCACGGTCACAGGCACGCAGGCACGGTCACAGGCACGGTCACAGGCACGCAGGCACGGTCACAGGCACGGTCACAGGCACGGTCGCAGGCACGGTCGCAGGCACGGTCACAGGCACGGTCACAGGCAAGGTCACAGACACGGTCACAGGCAAGGTCACAGGCACGGTCACAGGCACGGTCACAGGCAAGGTCACAGACACGGTCACAGGCACGGTCACAGGCACGGTCACAGGCAAGGTCACAGGCACGGTCACAGGCACGGTCACAGGCACGGTCACAGGCAAGGTCACAGGCACGGTCACAGGCAAGGTCGCAGGCAAGGTCGCAGGCACGGTCGCAGGCAAGGTCGCAGGCACGGTCGCAGGCAAGGTCGCAGGCACGGTCGCAGGCACGGTCGCAGGCAAGGTCGCAGGCACGGTCGCAGGCAAGGTCGCAGGCAAGGTCGCAGGCAAGGTCGCAGGCACGGTCGCAGGCAAGGTCGCAG GCACGGTCGCAGGCACGGTCGCAGGCACGGTCACAGGCACGGTCACAGGCACGGTCGCAGGCACGGTCGCAGGCAAGGTCACAGACACGGTCACAGGCAAGGTCACAGGCACGGTCACAGGCACGGTCACAGGCAAGGTCACAGGCACGGTCACAGGCACGGTCACAGGCACGGTCACAGGCAAGGTCACAGGCACGGTCGCAGGCAAGGTCGCAGGCAAGGTCACAGACACGGTCACAGGCAAGGTCACAGGCAAGGTCACAGGCAAGGTCACAGACACGGTCACAGGCAAGGTCACAGGCACGGTCACAGGCACGGTCACAGGCACGGTCACAGGCACGGTCACAGGCACGGTCACAGGCAAGGTCACAGGCACGGTCACAGGCACGGTCACAGGCACGGTCACAGGCACGGTGCCCGAGCCTCGGTTTCCTTGTTTGCAAAATGGAGTTGGCACATTTAGCCTGTGA